A window of the Acidimicrobiales bacterium genome harbors these coding sequences:
- a CDS encoding PEP-utilizing enzyme encodes MSDSWIPNDPSSAIYRLWSRANAGEVFPDPITPLNASIGFLHNIEPGWRLALVETGMFDEGSWDDTIPHNPIAVFHGYIYLNMSLSRLFGVRLGVGAQAIDDAYFGDMPGIPSYESEARPTDEDAAATERGQAWMSGAAATQDLARYDADRVTVLGIVANRPDLTASTERELLEQLTVHEELAVHLWQAHLAASTIVGIGIGACGQIAAAIGRPELALALSSGFGDIDSAQATHEMWPLSRLVAKSAHLREVIAGNVGRRWDAIVGDDHPDAVEFVAAVGQFLDRWGFRGPNEWELRSDTWGTKPEILMTAIETMSRADDAESPAVRSDRQIAEHVEAVAAVREALAADEATSAMFEGQLNIAEMFSRARERARMTVALLLHEQRLAANELGRRLVANGVIDHANLIYMLGIDELTQVIDGQHDVLAELPAREARYLELFDYVPPFVVAGDVPPLEDWDRHSQAKAGEPLAIGESLTGLGGAPGSISGSVRIVRSPADPTALEPGEILVCPITDPAWTPLFLAAGGVVCEVGAPVSHAAIVSRELGIPCAVSVGGALSRLADGMVIEIDGGSGTVTRTA; translated from the coding sequence GTGAGCGACAGCTGGATTCCCAATGACCCCTCATCGGCGATCTACCGACTCTGGTCTCGAGCCAACGCCGGAGAGGTGTTCCCGGATCCGATCACCCCGCTCAATGCCTCCATCGGGTTCCTCCACAACATCGAGCCGGGCTGGCGTCTGGCGCTGGTAGAGACTGGCATGTTCGACGAGGGATCGTGGGACGACACCATCCCGCACAATCCCATCGCCGTGTTCCACGGCTACATCTATCTGAACATGTCGCTGTCACGTCTCTTCGGGGTCCGGCTCGGCGTCGGCGCCCAGGCGATCGACGACGCCTATTTCGGTGACATGCCGGGGATCCCGTCCTACGAGAGCGAGGCCCGACCGACCGACGAGGACGCAGCCGCCACCGAGCGAGGCCAGGCATGGATGAGTGGAGCGGCGGCGACGCAAGACCTCGCGCGGTACGACGCCGACCGGGTCACCGTGCTGGGCATCGTCGCAAATCGACCCGACCTCACAGCCTCGACCGAGCGAGAGCTGCTCGAGCAACTGACGGTGCACGAGGAGCTCGCCGTGCACCTCTGGCAGGCCCACCTCGCAGCAAGCACGATCGTCGGCATCGGCATCGGCGCCTGCGGCCAGATCGCCGCAGCCATCGGCCGCCCGGAACTGGCGCTCGCGCTGAGCAGCGGATTCGGCGACATCGATTCGGCCCAGGCCACCCACGAGATGTGGCCGCTCAGTCGGCTCGTCGCGAAGTCTGCACACCTCCGTGAGGTCATCGCCGGCAATGTTGGACGTCGCTGGGACGCGATCGTCGGTGACGATCATCCGGACGCGGTCGAATTCGTTGCCGCCGTCGGGCAGTTCCTCGATCGATGGGGGTTCCGTGGACCGAACGAGTGGGAGCTGCGCAGCGACACGTGGGGCACCAAGCCCGAGATCCTCATGACCGCGATCGAGACCATGAGCCGCGCCGATGATGCCGAGTCTCCCGCCGTGCGATCCGATCGACAGATCGCCGAGCACGTCGAAGCCGTTGCCGCGGTGCGCGAGGCGCTGGCCGCCGACGAGGCGACGTCTGCCATGTTCGAGGGCCAGCTGAACATCGCCGAGATGTTCTCTCGTGCCAGGGAGCGAGCTCGAATGACGGTCGCGCTGCTCCTGCACGAGCAGCGCCTGGCTGCCAATGAACTTGGCCGCAGGCTCGTGGCGAACGGTGTGATCGATCACGCCAATCTCATCTACATGCTCGGCATCGACGAGCTCACTCAGGTGATCGACGGGCAGCATGACGTGCTGGCCGAGCTGCCGGCGCGCGAGGCACGATATCTCGAGCTGTTCGACTACGTCCCGCCGTTCGTGGTTGCCGGCGACGTTCCACCGCTCGAGGATTGGGACCGCCACTCCCAGGCCAAGGCAGGCGAGCCACTCGCGATCGGGGAGAGCCTCACTGGACTGGGAGGCGCGCCGGGCAGCATCTCCGGATCTGTTCGCATCGTTCGGAGCCCGGCCGACCCGACCGCGCTGGAGCCGGGCGAGATCTTGGTGTGCCCGATCACCGACCCGGCATGGACGCCGTTGTTCCTCGCCGCCGGCGGGGTGGTGTGTGAGGTGGGTGCCCCGGTGTCGCACGCAGCAATCGTGAGTCGCGAGCTCGGGATCCCGTGCGCCGTCTCGGTCGGAGGTGCACTCTCTCGACTCGCCGACGGCATGGTGATCGAGATCGACGGCGGGTCCGGCACCGTGACCCGCACGGCGTGA
- a CDS encoding cyclase family protein codes for MSTSRQLIDLSHTITEGMVTYPGLPAPVIGVHLTREAAEEIYGPGITFTIGQLSICTNTGTYLDVPFHRFAHGHDLAALPLERVAGVPAVCLDRRGQTTIDLEAAELAGLAGHAVLIRTDHSRHFGTDAYLSGHPHLSAAAADALVDAGVACVGIDSLNIDSTEGGERPVHSTLLGNDIPIIEHLTHLDRLPASGFVFTATPPKIEGAGTFTVRAFATL; via the coding sequence ATGTCGACGTCACGCCAACTGATCGATCTCAGTCACACGATCACCGAGGGCATGGTCACCTACCCCGGCCTGCCTGCCCCGGTCATCGGGGTGCACCTCACGAGGGAAGCGGCGGAGGAGATCTACGGCCCCGGGATCACGTTCACGATCGGCCAACTCTCGATCTGCACGAACACCGGCACCTACCTCGATGTGCCGTTCCACCGATTCGCCCACGGTCATGATCTCGCAGCGCTCCCGCTGGAACGGGTGGCGGGGGTTCCGGCGGTTTGTCTGGATCGACGAGGGCAGACCACGATCGATCTGGAGGCCGCAGAACTTGCCGGTCTCGCCGGACACGCTGTGCTCATCCGCACCGACCACTCCCGTCACTTCGGTACCGACGCCTACCTCAGCGGACACCCGCACCTCTCTGCCGCTGCGGCCGATGCCTTGGTCGACGCCGGGGTGGCCTGCGTCGGGATCGACTCGCTGAACATCGACAGCACCGAGGGCGGCGAGCGGCCGGTGCACTCCACACTGCTCGGCAACGACATCCCGATCATCGAGCACCTCACCCATCTCGACCGACTGCCTGCGAGCGGCTTCGTCTTCACGGCGACGCCACCGAAGATCGAGGGCGCCGGTACCTTCACGGTTCGGGCATTCGCCACCCTGTAG
- a CDS encoding VOC family protein has protein sequence MISAIDHLVLCVADVERSVAWYAEHLGLEAERLDAWRAGTVPFVSLRVNDATLVDLVAKEPDGRNVDHVAFVTDRAGFDAFVANHEGQIEMGPAQLFGARGNGDGVYVRDPDGHRVEVRTYD, from the coding sequence ATGATCTCTGCCATCGATCACCTCGTGCTCTGCGTCGCCGATGTCGAGCGGTCCGTTGCCTGGTATGCCGAGCACCTCGGTCTGGAGGCGGAACGGCTCGATGCCTGGCGCGCCGGCACGGTGCCGTTCGTGTCGCTGCGGGTGAACGACGCGACGCTCGTCGATCTCGTCGCCAAGGAGCCTGATGGCCGAAACGTCGACCACGTCGCGTTCGTCACCGATCGCGCCGGGTTCGATGCGTTCGTCGCCAACCACGAGGGCCAGATCGAGATGGGTCCCGCCCAGCTCTTCGGCGCCCGTGGCAACGGCGACGGTGTGTACGTCCGCGACCCCGACGGTCACCGGGTCGAGGTGCGCACCTACGACTGA
- a CDS encoding amidohydrolase family protein, which produces MTRTVLTGGIVLDGRGGAPTSADVAIEGDRIVAIGPDLAPGDGADNLVDCAGAFIVPGVIDCHVHFMSDGDFDPLINLNTPFSTNFYLAAQRMARTLDIGVTTVREAGGADLGVKEAQERGLIEGPRMQISISILSQTGGHVDQWHVCGGHMPDMLSAHPGRPHGVVDGPEEMRRKVRELVRAGADVIKVCTSGGVISPRDDPRHAHFRDDELTVAVTEARAAGLWVMAHAQANDGIKAAIRTGIRSIEHGIYLDDEAIEMMLERGTYLVPTLIAPRGVLEAADRGITLPPVYIEKAKMVIETHQQSVAKAIGAGVKVAFGTDTGVTPHGDNLTEFAELVRCGMTPVQAWAAAGPVAAELMGLDDEIGTVEVGKVADLAVFDGDHADLDDLAGRVRSVFQSGRQVRGREESTQS; this is translated from the coding sequence ATGACTCGGACCGTGCTGACCGGTGGGATCGTTCTCGATGGGCGTGGCGGCGCCCCGACCAGTGCCGACGTGGCCATCGAAGGCGACCGCATCGTTGCCATCGGGCCCGATCTCGCCCCTGGTGACGGCGCCGACAACCTCGTCGATTGCGCCGGGGCGTTCATCGTTCCGGGTGTCATCGACTGCCACGTGCACTTCATGTCCGACGGTGATTTCGACCCGCTGATCAACCTGAACACACCGTTCTCGACGAACTTCTACCTGGCCGCCCAGCGCATGGCTCGAACGCTCGACATCGGGGTCACGACGGTGCGAGAGGCGGGTGGGGCCGACCTCGGGGTCAAAGAGGCGCAGGAACGGGGCCTCATCGAGGGCCCTCGCATGCAGATCTCGATCTCGATCCTGTCGCAGACGGGTGGTCACGTCGACCAGTGGCACGTGTGCGGTGGCCATATGCCCGACATGCTCAGCGCTCATCCCGGTCGACCACATGGTGTGGTCGACGGTCCCGAGGAGATGCGTCGGAAGGTCCGCGAGCTGGTTCGGGCTGGTGCCGACGTGATCAAGGTGTGCACCTCGGGTGGCGTCATCTCGCCGCGCGACGATCCTCGCCATGCCCACTTCCGCGACGACGAATTGACGGTGGCGGTGACCGAAGCCCGGGCCGCCGGATTGTGGGTCATGGCCCACGCTCAGGCCAACGACGGCATCAAGGCGGCGATCCGCACTGGCATCCGGTCCATCGAGCATGGCATCTACCTCGACGACGAGGCCATCGAGATGATGCTCGAGCGCGGGACCTACCTGGTGCCCACGCTGATCGCTCCCCGAGGGGTGCTCGAAGCCGCCGACCGAGGGATCACCTTGCCGCCGGTCTACATCGAGAAGGCCAAGATGGTCATCGAAACGCACCAGCAGTCGGTCGCCAAGGCCATCGGCGCCGGTGTCAAGGTGGCGTTCGGGACCGACACCGGCGTCACTCCGCATGGCGACAACCTGACCGAGTTCGCCGAGCTGGTGCGCTGCGGCATGACCCCCGTGCAGGCGTGGGCAGCAGCCGGTCCGGTGGCGGCGGAACTCATGGGCCTCGATGACGAGATCGGCACCGTGGAGGTTGGCAAGGTCGCCGACCTCGCCGTGTTCGACGGCGACCATGCCGACCTCGACGATCTCGCCGGTCGGGTGCGGTCGGTGTTCCAGAGCGGCCGACAGGTGCGAGGGCGCGAGGAATCGACTCAGTCGTAG
- a CDS encoding aspartate aminotransferase family protein, with the protein MTDTVTPGTASLHERYKRALPSFLNPYYAEPIAIERGEGSYVWDQNDHRYLDFFGGVLTTMIGHNNPAVTAAVQSQAGKVMHTSSLYLSEPMIELAEKIAELSGIPDARVFLTPSGTEANDTAILLATSYRKSNQVLAMRNSYHGRSFTTQAITSHSAWSSTSVSGLQVTFVQGPYQLRSPFRDFDDDAFTRAGVDDLTQLLAMTSAGDVAALIAEPIQGVGGFATPPDGFFGAMKKELDNRGILYITDEVQTGWGRTGDHFWGYQAHDIVPDMLTFAKGVGNGVALAGVVARAEIMDTIQVLNFSTFGGNPLVSAAGLATIDYVLEHDLQANAKVMGDRFRAGLDAIAADTPWIAEVRGRGLMQAFETAAPESLEPLPANATAVLEATKANDLLVGKGGLYGNVIRMAPMLNVTADEIDEGLEALRTAIAGIE; encoded by the coding sequence ATGACCGACACCGTCACCCCGGGCACTGCTTCGCTCCACGAACGCTACAAGCGGGCGCTCCCCTCCTTCCTCAACCCCTACTACGCCGAACCCATCGCCATCGAGCGGGGCGAAGGCAGCTACGTCTGGGACCAGAACGATCACCGCTACCTCGACTTCTTCGGTGGCGTGCTCACCACGATGATCGGCCACAACAACCCGGCCGTCACCGCAGCGGTCCAGTCGCAGGCGGGCAAGGTGATGCACACCTCGTCGCTCTACCTGTCGGAGCCGATGATCGAGCTGGCCGAGAAGATCGCCGAGCTGTCGGGCATCCCCGACGCTCGGGTCTTCCTCACGCCTTCGGGTACCGAAGCGAACGACACCGCCATCTTGTTGGCCACGAGCTACCGCAAGTCCAACCAGGTGCTGGCCATGCGCAACAGCTACCACGGGCGCTCATTCACCACCCAGGCCATCACCTCCCACAGCGCCTGGTCATCGACCAGCGTGTCCGGGCTCCAGGTCACCTTCGTCCAGGGCCCGTACCAGTTGCGGAGTCCGTTCCGTGACTTCGACGACGACGCCTTCACCCGGGCCGGGGTCGACGACCTCACCCAACTGCTCGCAATGACCTCGGCCGGCGATGTCGCGGCGTTGATCGCCGAGCCGATCCAGGGCGTCGGCGGCTTCGCCACACCGCCCGACGGGTTCTTCGGAGCGATGAAGAAGGAACTCGACAACCGAGGGATCCTCTACATCACCGACGAGGTCCAGACCGGTTGGGGTCGTACCGGCGATCACTTCTGGGGCTACCAGGCGCACGACATCGTTCCCGACATGCTGACCTTCGCGAAGGGTGTCGGCAACGGGGTCGCCCTGGCCGGTGTGGTCGCTCGGGCCGAGATCATGGACACCATCCAGGTGCTCAACTTCTCCACCTTCGGTGGCAACCCGCTGGTGTCCGCGGCGGGACTCGCCACCATCGACTACGTGCTCGAACACGATCTCCAGGCCAACGCCAAGGTCATGGGCGATCGGTTCCGCGCCGGTCTCGACGCCATTGCGGCCGACACGCCATGGATCGCCGAGGTGCGCGGTCGCGGCCTGATGCAGGCGTTCGAGACCGCAGCGCCGGAGTCGCTCGAACCGCTCCCCGCGAACGCCACCGCCGTGCTCGAAGCCACCAAGGCCAATGATCTCCTGGTCGGCAAGGGTGGCCTCTACGGCAACGTGATCCGTATGGCGCCGATGCTGAACGTGACCGCCGACGAGATCGACGAAGGACTCGAGGCGTTGCGAACGGCCATCGCCGGCATCGAGTAG
- the hydA gene encoding dihydropyrimidinase — protein sequence MTILIKGGIHISATGSAPSEVVVDGERIVALLDPGSELAATAESSAQRVIDATGKYVIPGGVDVHTHMELPLAWATSSDTFETGTRAAAWGGTTTIIDFATQSIGGTLREGFEAWMAKAEGNCAIDYGFHMAMADVNASSLKEMDTMVDEGLSSFKLFMAYPGSMYSDDGQILRAMQQAAGNGGMIMMHAENGIAIDVLAEQAVERGETAPIHHGYARREALESEAVHRAIKLARVGAAPLYIVHLSASEALEEVARARTRGANVFAETCPHYLYLSLEDHLGKPGFDGAGYVCSTPLRSKHEHHAADLWKGLRTDELSVVSTDHCPFCMNGQKDLGRDDFRLIPNGIGGVEHRMDLIYQGVAAGEISLARWVELCSTTPARMFGLYPRKGVIQPGSDADIVVYDPTATWSISVDNHHMNLDYSAYEGFELTGKVDTVLSRGRVIVEHGNYLGRPGDGRFLRRGLSSYLR from the coding sequence ATGACCATTCTCATCAAAGGCGGGATCCACATCAGCGCCACGGGTTCGGCGCCGAGTGAGGTGGTGGTCGACGGCGAGAGGATCGTCGCCCTCCTCGACCCGGGATCGGAGTTGGCGGCGACGGCCGAGAGCTCCGCACAGCGGGTCATCGACGCCACGGGCAAGTACGTGATCCCGGGCGGGGTCGACGTCCACACCCACATGGAACTTCCGCTGGCCTGGGCCACGTCGTCCGACACGTTCGAGACCGGCACCCGAGCTGCCGCGTGGGGTGGCACCACCACCATCATCGACTTCGCAACGCAGTCGATCGGCGGCACGCTGCGCGAAGGCTTCGAGGCATGGATGGCCAAGGCCGAGGGCAACTGCGCCATCGACTACGGCTTCCACATGGCGATGGCCGACGTGAACGCCTCGTCGCTGAAGGAGATGGACACGATGGTCGATGAGGGCCTGTCGAGCTTCAAGCTCTTCATGGCCTACCCCGGCTCGATGTACTCCGACGACGGCCAGATCCTGCGGGCCATGCAGCAAGCCGCCGGCAACGGCGGGATGATCATGATGCATGCCGAGAACGGCATCGCCATCGACGTCCTCGCCGAACAGGCCGTCGAACGGGGCGAGACCGCTCCGATCCATCACGGCTACGCCCGACGCGAGGCGCTCGAGAGCGAGGCGGTGCATCGTGCGATCAAGCTGGCCCGGGTCGGCGCCGCTCCGCTCTACATCGTGCATCTGTCGGCCTCGGAGGCGCTCGAGGAAGTGGCTCGTGCCCGCACCCGGGGCGCCAACGTCTTCGCCGAAACGTGCCCGCACTATCTCTATCTCTCCCTCGAAGATCATCTCGGCAAGCCGGGGTTCGACGGTGCGGGCTATGTGTGCTCGACCCCACTGCGATCCAAGCACGAGCATCACGCCGCCGACCTCTGGAAGGGGTTGCGCACCGATGAACTGTCGGTTGTCTCCACCGATCACTGTCCGTTCTGCATGAACGGACAGAAGGACCTCGGGCGCGACGACTTCCGCCTCATCCCGAACGGCATCGGTGGGGTCGAACACCGGATGGACCTGATCTACCAAGGGGTCGCCGCCGGCGAGATCTCACTCGCTCGATGGGTCGAGCTGTGCTCGACCACCCCGGCCCGAATGTTCGGGCTCTATCCCCGCAAGGGTGTCATCCAGCCCGGGTCCGATGCCGACATCGTCGTGTACGACCCGACTGCCACCTGGTCGATCAGCGTCGACAACCATCACATGAACCTCGACTACTCGGCCTACGAAGGCTTCGAGCTCACCGGCAAGGTCGACACCGTGCTGTCACGTGGCCGAGTCATCGTCGAGCATGGCAACTACCTCGGTCGCCCCGGCGACGGTCGGTTCCTTCGCCGAGGCCTGTCGTCCTATCTGCGGTAG
- a CDS encoding HNH endonuclease, which translates to MSVLVLNASYEPIGVVSWRRAVVLMVSEVVDLTEADAAGRVVRSAGGLEIQRPAVVRCRRMVPALRNRPVPWTRANLRIRDQGVCQVAGCNKPGNSIDHLQPVSRGGEPSSWTNTALMCARMNQAKSDRTLAEVGWTLKTQPRAPMMRELLAKKVIDHPEWGQWVA; encoded by the coding sequence ATGTCCGTGCTCGTGCTCAACGCGAGTTACGAACCCATCGGCGTCGTCAGCTGGCGCCGGGCGGTGGTCCTGATGGTGTCCGAGGTCGTCGACCTGACCGAGGCCGACGCGGCGGGTCGCGTCGTGCGTTCCGCCGGTGGTCTCGAGATCCAGCGCCCGGCCGTCGTGCGATGCCGCCGCATGGTGCCCGCCCTCCGGAACCGTCCGGTGCCGTGGACCCGAGCGAACCTGCGCATCCGTGACCAGGGCGTGTGCCAGGTCGCCGGGTGCAACAAGCCGGGCAACTCGATCGATCACCTCCAGCCGGTGTCGCGTGGCGGCGAACCGTCGAGCTGGACCAACACGGCTCTCATGTGTGCCCGGATGAACCAGGCGAAATCCGACCGGACGTTGGCCGAGGTCGGGTGGACGCTGAAGACCCAGCCCCGTGCCCCGATGATGCGGGAGCTGCTGGCCAAGAAGGTGATCGACCACCCGGAATGGGGTCAGTGGGTCGCCTGA
- a CDS encoding SDR family NAD(P)-dependent oxidoreductase has protein sequence MSEDTLANRPGSGRLDGRVAIVVGAGQSPGSSPDDTTIGNGRATSLLFAREGAQVLAVDRTLDAAQATVDLIEAAGGTALAFAADITDEDQVAQIPEACREAFGLPTILHNNVGIGTGDGRVMDLERSIWERIFEVNVTGMFMTCKHVLPLMREAGGGSITNVSSVAAVASTPLAAYKASKAAVNALTHQLATANFRHNIRVNAIMPGLMDTPMAIGGHSSATGVDPDELRAKRSRQVPLGQQQGTGWDTAYAALYLNSDEARFVTGVILPVDGGQIARIG, from the coding sequence ATGAGCGAGGACACCTTGGCGAATCGGCCGGGATCGGGACGACTCGACGGCCGAGTGGCGATCGTGGTCGGGGCCGGCCAATCACCGGGGAGCAGCCCGGACGACACCACGATCGGCAACGGACGGGCGACCTCACTGCTCTTCGCCCGTGAAGGCGCACAGGTGCTCGCCGTCGATCGCACGCTCGACGCCGCCCAGGCCACGGTCGATCTGATCGAGGCCGCCGGCGGGACGGCACTGGCCTTCGCGGCCGACATCACCGACGAGGACCAGGTCGCACAGATCCCCGAGGCGTGCCGCGAAGCGTTCGGCCTGCCGACGATCCTGCACAACAACGTCGGCATCGGCACCGGCGACGGTCGGGTCATGGATCTCGAGCGCAGCATCTGGGAGCGCATCTTCGAGGTCAACGTCACCGGCATGTTCATGACGTGCAAGCACGTGCTGCCGCTGATGCGCGAAGCGGGCGGCGGGTCGATCACCAACGTGTCGTCAGTCGCGGCGGTGGCCTCGACCCCGCTGGCGGCGTACAAGGCGTCGAAGGCGGCGGTCAATGCACTCACACACCAGTTGGCGACGGCGAACTTCCGTCACAACATCCGAGTCAATGCGATCATGCCCGGCCTCATGGACACACCAATGGCCATCGGCGGCCACAGCAGTGCCACCGGCGTCGACCCCGACGAGCTCCGGGCGAAACGATCTCGCCAGGTTCCGCTCGGACAACAGCAGGGCACCGGTTGGGACACCGCCTACGCGGCGCTTTACCTGAACTCCGACGAGGCCCGCTTCGTCACGGGCGTGATCCTGCCGGTCGACGGCGGCCAGATCGCCCGCATCGGCTGA
- a CDS encoding AMP-binding protein — MTGHVRIGDWLRMTASRVPDMACFIDEGQQRTLTFGETNRRVNQLANALTAQGVAKGDTLAILATDSHRYMETLLASMKLGTTYVPLNNRLVESEIQTLIRAAGTHWLFVSERYADIAGRMVDVDGEPVQVVDYDDGYEAFLASAPDHEPDVDVADEDIIGLAFTSGTTGLPKGVMQSQYMMKNMVLHCLLEYAVEDSGECRYSAAPMFHISGMAMIFMGVLRGYPNVLNGQFEADKVLAWLQEGKLSACFMVPTMVSSVVNLPGAAGAEYPRLRTILYGAAPMSPTLLRKAMDVFGCDFIQAFGAGTEAGLQTILSRDDHRRAVDGHEHLLESIGRPALGVELRLCDEHLNDVEPGTVGEIVTRSDQVMSGYLRNPEATADALVGSWFRAGDLARADAEGYLYLAGRRKDMIIRGGENVYPIEIETVLTEHPAVHDAAVIGVPDDHYGEIVRACLMPRPGVDRPSDDELREHCRARLASYKVPVDYVWLDAFPLNASGKVLKRELREAT, encoded by the coding sequence ATGACCGGTCATGTCCGCATCGGTGACTGGCTACGGATGACCGCCAGTCGGGTCCCCGACATGGCGTGCTTCATCGATGAGGGCCAGCAACGAACGCTCACGTTCGGCGAGACCAACCGGCGGGTGAACCAGCTTGCGAACGCGCTGACTGCACAAGGTGTCGCCAAGGGCGACACGCTCGCCATCCTCGCCACCGACTCCCACCGCTACATGGAGACCCTCTTGGCCTCGATGAAGCTGGGCACCACCTATGTGCCGCTGAACAACCGGCTGGTCGAGTCCGAGATCCAGACGCTCATTCGTGCCGCCGGTACCCACTGGCTGTTCGTGAGCGAGCGCTACGCCGACATCGCCGGGCGGATGGTCGACGTCGATGGCGAGCCAGTGCAAGTCGTCGACTACGACGACGGCTACGAAGCGTTCCTGGCGTCGGCCCCTGATCACGAGCCCGACGTCGACGTGGCCGATGAGGACATCATCGGCCTCGCCTTCACGAGCGGCACGACCGGACTGCCGAAGGGGGTCATGCAATCGCAGTACATGATGAAGAACATGGTGCTGCACTGTCTCCTCGAGTACGCCGTCGAGGACTCGGGCGAGTGCCGCTACTCGGCGGCGCCGATGTTCCACATCTCCGGAATGGCCATGATCTTCATGGGCGTGTTGCGCGGCTACCCCAACGTGCTCAACGGCCAGTTCGAAGCCGACAAGGTCCTTGCTTGGCTGCAGGAGGGCAAGCTGTCGGCCTGCTTCATGGTGCCGACCATGGTGAGCAGCGTGGTCAACCTTCCCGGTGCCGCCGGTGCCGAGTATCCCCGGCTCCGCACGATCCTCTACGGCGCTGCGCCCATGTCGCCGACCCTGTTGCGCAAGGCGATGGACGTGTTCGGGTGCGACTTCATCCAGGCGTTCGGGGCCGGCACCGAAGCCGGGCTGCAGACGATCCTGTCGCGCGACGACCACCGGCGGGCCGTCGACGGCCACGAGCATCTGCTCGAATCGATCGGGCGCCCGGCGCTCGGAGTCGAACTGCGACTGTGCGACGAACACCTCAACGACGTCGAGCCCGGCACCGTCGGCGAGATCGTCACCAGGAGCGACCAGGTCATGAGCGGCTACCTCCGCAACCCCGAAGCCACGGCCGATGCACTCGTCGGCAGCTGGTTCCGGGCCGGTGACCTCGCACGAGCCGACGCCGAGGGCTACCTCTATCTCGCCGGTCGCCGCAAGGACATGATCATCCGCGGTGGCGAGAACGTGTACCCGATCGAGATCGAGACCGTGCTCACCGAGCATCCCGCCGTGCATGACGCCGCAGTGATCGGCGTGCCTGACGACCACTACGGCGAGATCGTCCGAGCCTGCCTGATGCCACGCCCCGGGGTCGACCGCCCGTCCGACGACGAGCTGCGGGAGCACTGTCGAGCCCGCCTGGCGAGCTACAAGGTGCCCGTGGACTACGTGTGGCTCGACGCCTTCCCGCTCAATGCCAGCGGCAAGGTGCTCAAGCGCGAGCTTCGGGAAGCCACCTGA
- a CDS encoding SDR family oxidoreductase, protein MTDSSKLAGHHAFVTGGGSGIGLGAARAFIADGATVTICGRSLDKLEAAKAELGAAAHVVAVDVADEDELAAALDAANTVAPLTIAVANAGVGGAAPITMLQRDDWERVLTTNLTGAFLTFKHAGRLLAANGGGAMCAVSSIAGSHTHRFMTAYTVSKAGLNMLVRNAADELGSLGVRVNAVSPGLVETDISTSLQQDQEVNEDYRINMPLGRRGNTADIGAAIRFLCGPESSWITGVVMPVDGGHHLRRGPNIDPLLRPFLGDALPAISPDIEYDNEGDPS, encoded by the coding sequence ATGACCGACTCCTCGAAACTCGCAGGCCACCACGCGTTCGTCACCGGCGGCGGTTCGGGCATCGGGCTCGGCGCGGCGAGAGCCTTCATCGCCGACGGCGCCACCGTGACGATCTGCGGCCGCTCGCTCGACAAGCTCGAAGCGGCCAAGGCCGAGCTCGGAGCCGCTGCGCACGTCGTCGCCGTCGACGTTGCCGACGAAGACGAGTTGGCTGCCGCGCTCGACGCAGCCAACACCGTTGCTCCCCTCACCATTGCGGTCGCCAACGCCGGTGTCGGCGGGGCGGCACCGATCACGATGCTGCAGCGTGACGACTGGGAGCGGGTGCTGACCACCAACCTGACCGGGGCGTTCCTCACGTTCAAGCACGCAGGTCGACTGCTCGCAGCGAACGGCGGCGGCGCGATGTGTGCCGTGTCGTCGATCGCCGGTTCGCACACCCACCGGTTCATGACGGCCTACACGGTGAGCAAGGCGGGTCTGAACATGCTCGTCCGCAACGCAGCCGATGAGCTCGGATCGCTCGGCGTGCGAGTCAACGCCGTCTCGCCCGGCCTCGTCGAGACCGACATCTCCACCAGCCTCCAGCAGGACCAGGAGGTCAACGAGGACTACCGGATCAACATGCCGCTGGGCCGGCGGGGCAACACGGCCGACATCGGTGCCGCCATTCGGTTCCTGTGCGGGCCCGAGTCCAGCTGGATCACCGGCGTCGTCATGCCGGTCGACGGTGGGCATCACCTCCGGCGAGGCCCCAACATCGACCCGCTCCTGCGGCCGTTCCTCGGCGACGCACTGCCGGCAATCAGCCCCGACATCGAGTACGACAACGAAGGAGATCCGTCATGA